In Chitinivorax sp. PXF-14, a single window of DNA contains:
- a CDS encoding heavy-metal-associated domain-containing protein — MNELQMKVSGMSCGGCVSSVTKALKAVPGVSEVEVELASGAVHVTFDASQAGAEALRQAVEDAGYDVA, encoded by the coding sequence ATGAACGAATTGCAAATGAAAGTCAGCGGCATGAGCTGCGGCGGCTGCGTCAGCAGCGTGACCAAGGCACTGAAAGCCGTGCCCGGCGTCAGTGAAGTCGAGGTCGAGCTGGCCAGCGGCGCAGTGCATGTCACATTCGATGCCAGCCAGGCCGGCGCCGAGGCGCTACGCCAAGCTGTCGAGGATGCCGGCTATGACGTCGCCTGA